From a region of the Teredinibacter turnerae genome:
- a CDS encoding gluconokinase, translating into MNTSDYSLAEPTAIIVMGVSGSGKTTLAQHLAKRLEIEFLDADDFHPATNKAHMASGKPLTDAMRLPWVEILRHRLDAEAAAGRSLSLAFSGLRKSHRELLRQSRGKKIFFHLTGAKALIAERMTARTGHFMPESLLDSQFDTLEPPSSEPDIISLHIEHTIEQLTEQALSHLHR; encoded by the coding sequence TTGAACACCAGCGATTATTCACTTGCCGAGCCAACAGCTATTATTGTGATGGGGGTATCGGGCAGCGGTAAAACCACGTTGGCCCAGCACCTGGCGAAGCGGCTTGAAATAGAATTTCTCGACGCCGATGATTTTCACCCGGCCACAAACAAAGCACACATGGCCAGCGGTAAACCACTGACCGACGCCATGCGTCTGCCGTGGGTCGAAATTCTGCGACACAGGCTCGATGCCGAAGCTGCGGCAGGCCGCAGCCTCAGCCTTGCGTTTTCCGGCCTGCGTAAAAGCCATCGCGAGCTTCTGCGTCAAAGCCGGGGTAAAAAAATATTTTTTCATCTGACAGGCGCAAAAGCGCTTATTGCCGAGCGCATGACTGCGCGGACTGGCCACTTTATGCCCGAGTCGCTTTTGGACAGCCAATTTGACACACTCGAGCCACCGAGTAGCGAGCCAGATATAATTTCTTTACACATTGAACACACTATCGAACAACTCACTGAGCAAGCACTTAGTCACCTCCACAGGTAA
- a CDS encoding GDSL-type esterase/lipase family protein, translating into MGRVDLSKPGQAGVSWPATQIDTVISGGELGITLDDQYGKNYFNVFIDEDWHTPIVIACEQGRKTYWISRYLSAGKHRVTVSKRTEGEEGRTLFVGFNVSDQGKLFAPPKLPQRKIEFYGDSITSGMGNEAALYSGDADLAEKNSFMSYAAITGRKLKADYRLISQSGIGIMVSWFDFTMPQFYDQLDAVGDNKTAWDFSLWRPDVVVINLFQNDSWLVEKRLNPVPSDSERINAYKTFLTSVRQKYPNALIVATLGSMDATRKTSAWPGYIESAVASLKEEHHDNRIVTLFFPFEDYGQHPRVFHHQRNAERLSAFIAKKMRWAM; encoded by the coding sequence ATGGGCCGCGTGGACTTATCCAAACCCGGGCAAGCCGGTGTTTCCTGGCCAGCGACGCAAATTGATACGGTAATAAGCGGTGGCGAGTTGGGAATCACCCTCGACGATCAATACGGTAAAAACTACTTTAACGTGTTTATTGATGAGGACTGGCACACACCGATTGTGATCGCCTGCGAGCAGGGGCGCAAAACCTATTGGATCAGCCGCTATTTGTCAGCGGGAAAACACCGGGTCACCGTGAGCAAGCGCACCGAAGGTGAAGAAGGCCGGACATTGTTTGTAGGCTTTAATGTATCTGACCAGGGCAAACTCTTCGCGCCTCCCAAGCTACCCCAGCGAAAAATCGAATTTTATGGTGATTCTATTACCAGCGGTATGGGTAATGAAGCAGCATTGTATAGCGGCGACGCCGACCTGGCGGAAAAAAATAGCTTTATGAGTTATGCCGCGATTACTGGCAGAAAGCTCAAAGCGGATTATCGGCTCATATCACAAAGTGGAATCGGCATCATGGTGAGCTGGTTCGACTTTACTATGCCGCAATTCTATGACCAGCTCGATGCCGTCGGCGACAACAAAACGGCGTGGGATTTTAGTCTGTGGCGGCCGGATGTTGTGGTGATTAACTTGTTCCAGAACGACAGCTGGCTGGTCGAGAAGCGCCTTAACCCGGTTCCGTCAGACAGCGAGCGCATCAATGCGTACAAAACCTTTCTTACCAGCGTGCGACAAAAATATCCCAACGCTTTAATCGTTGCGACCTTGGGCAGCATGGATGCCACGCGTAAAACGTCGGCCTGGCCTGGCTATATCGAATCAGCCGTGGCGTCGTTGAAGGAAGAGCATCACGACAACCGAATCGTCACGTTATTCTTCCCGTTCGAGGATTACGGCCAGCACCCACGAGTATTTCACCATCAGCGCAACGCAGAACGCCTGAGTGCGTTTATCGCGAAAAAAATGCGCTGGGCAATGTGA
- a CDS encoding peroxiredoxin: MGVLVGKSAPDFTAPAVLGSGEIVDTYSFAEATKGKKAVVFFYPLDFTFVCPSELLAFDHRMAEFEKRGVEVIGVSIDSHFSHNAWRNTPVNEGGIGPVKYTLVADMTHEICKAYDVESEGGVAFRGSFLIDEEGVVRHQVVNDLPLGRNVDEMLRMVDALAFHQEHGEVCPAGWKDGDSGMDASPAGVAKYLSENADKL, translated from the coding sequence ATGGGCGTATTAGTCGGCAAATCTGCACCCGATTTTACTGCACCTGCTGTACTGGGCAGCGGTGAGATCGTAGACACTTACAGCTTCGCTGAAGCGACCAAAGGTAAAAAAGCGGTTGTATTCTTCTACCCGCTGGACTTCACCTTCGTATGTCCTTCTGAATTGCTGGCGTTCGATCACCGTATGGCTGAGTTCGAAAAACGTGGCGTTGAAGTAATTGGCGTTTCTATCGATTCTCACTTTAGCCACAACGCATGGCGCAACACCCCTGTTAACGAAGGTGGTATTGGCCCTGTTAAGTACACCCTGGTTGCAGATATGACTCACGAAATCTGCAAAGCCTACGACGTAGAATCAGAAGGCGGCGTTGCTTTCCGCGGTTCTTTCCTGATCGACGAAGAAGGTGTTGTCCGCCATCAGGTTGTTAACGATCTGCCGCTGGGCCGCAACGTAGACGAGATGCTGCGTATGGTTGACGCGCTGGCCTTCCACCAGGAGCACGGTGAAGTATGCCCTGCTGGCTGGAAAGACGGTGATTCAGGTATGGACGCATCACCGGCCGGTGTTGCTAAGTACTTGTCTGAGAACGCAGACAAGCTATAA
- a CDS encoding bacterioferritin-associated ferredoxin, which produces MYVCLCKGVTDSAIRDAVDAGAESLRQVRDQLGVASQCGKCACVAREVINEHMESARSDTAGAIFYDVA; this is translated from the coding sequence ATGTACGTTTGCTTGTGTAAAGGTGTTACCGACAGCGCCATCCGCGATGCAGTCGACGCGGGTGCCGAGAGTCTGCGCCAAGTCCGCGACCAACTGGGTGTTGCCAGCCAGTGCGGTAAATGCGCATGTGTCGCCCGGGAAGTTATCAACGAACATATGGAAAGCGCTCGATCAGACACCGCTGGCGCAATATTCTACGACGTCGCTTAA
- the bfr gene encoding bacterioferritin: MKGDAKVIEYLNKVLGNELVAINQYFLHSRMYKDWGLKELADHEYKESIDEMKHADMLIERILFLEGLPNLQSLGKLLIGETTPEMLECDLKLELLAIPDLRESIAYCESVKDYVSRDLFNHILESEEEHVDWLETQLGLIDKVGLENYQQSMISE; encoded by the coding sequence ATGAAAGGCGACGCGAAAGTCATCGAGTATCTGAACAAGGTGTTAGGAAACGAGCTTGTAGCTATCAATCAATACTTTTTGCATTCGCGAATGTATAAAGATTGGGGGCTCAAGGAACTTGCAGATCACGAATACAAAGAGTCCATCGATGAGATGAAGCACGCAGATATGCTCATCGAACGTATCCTCTTCCTTGAGGGGCTGCCTAATCTTCAGAGTCTCGGTAAGCTGTTGATTGGTGAGACTACACCCGAAATGCTGGAGTGCGACCTGAAACTCGAGTTGCTCGCTATTCCGGATTTACGCGAAAGCATCGCTTACTGTGAGTCAGTAAAAGACTATGTATCCCGTGACCTGTTTAATCACATCCTGGAGAGTGAGGAAGAACACGTCGATTGGCTGGAAACTCAACTCGGCTTAATCGATAAAGTCGGCCTGGAAAACTACCAGCAATCGATGATTTCGGAGTAA
- a CDS encoding serine/threonine-protein kinase, giving the protein MAVTIPGYKILRPLGKGGMATVYLAQQEIFEREVALKIMSRSLAEDESFGQRFFREAKIVSQLVHPNIVTVHNVGVHDGYYFLAMEYIDGGDLKQVRHNLTLQQKITTILDIAKALDYAASKGYVHRDIKPENIMFHRSDGRAVLMDFGIARAATVDKSVTQTGVAIGTPHYMSPEQAKGKPVDFRSDLYSLGVVFFLLLSGRVPFDAESAVAIGIKHITEPIPLLPPGMGALQPIVDTLLAKAASDRYQSAGDLIDDLQRIDVALVDQSVAFAHADGLEDDNRDLPTVQSATIDSIDAISVVYDDRDSGSVSSGGVLPWLIGLVLTASLAGWLFYQQRPEVIEPWLDILGAKFAALSTQSVREAGPAVIADRNASGVTGDQGEIPAVVESEPLAEGTIERQEVRATTVETSRNTMPSPSPTPTPLELAREKTGTLERMYRADASYFEAVVEANLDLLELSPADAYAEANLAALGKEVLADVERLLLAGKYSAARKKLDQIEHVFAGYPLAGLDSTRKTLAQRQQISTRLAQAQAYQDAGQLVRPSGKNAAASYKAVLRLDSTNQVAKNGLQAIAVVLVNEAEALFRQGQLQSALAKTKNALDVIEGHSGARTLQRRIERQVAYVREIDDYFRMAELRVRQGEFFQPENDNADYYYQRILRREPKNQRAKEGREAMVDEFARAVWRQVGDEQFFAARERVQTALVAMPENNRLQSLKLAVEEIVAEKSP; this is encoded by the coding sequence ATGGCTGTGACTATCCCCGGCTACAAGATACTCCGTCCCCTCGGCAAGGGCGGGATGGCGACAGTGTATCTTGCCCAGCAGGAAATCTTCGAGCGCGAAGTGGCGTTAAAGATCATGTCGCGCTCGCTTGCGGAGGATGAGTCGTTCGGCCAGCGCTTTTTCCGTGAAGCCAAAATTGTCAGTCAGCTGGTTCATCCGAATATTGTGACGGTGCACAATGTGGGCGTGCATGACGGTTATTATTTTCTCGCCATGGAGTACATTGATGGCGGCGACCTCAAGCAGGTTCGACACAATTTAACCCTGCAACAGAAAATCACCACCATCCTGGATATCGCCAAAGCGCTGGATTATGCCGCCAGTAAGGGCTACGTTCACCGCGACATCAAACCCGAAAATATCATGTTTCACCGTTCTGACGGTCGTGCGGTACTGATGGATTTTGGTATCGCACGGGCGGCTACGGTCGATAAAAGCGTTACCCAAACGGGTGTGGCCATCGGCACGCCCCACTATATGTCGCCTGAGCAGGCAAAGGGCAAGCCGGTGGACTTCCGGTCTGACTTGTACAGTCTGGGGGTGGTTTTTTTTCTTCTGTTGTCTGGCCGGGTGCCATTCGACGCGGAATCTGCGGTAGCGATAGGCATCAAACATATCACTGAGCCTATACCCTTGCTGCCACCGGGCATGGGGGCCTTGCAACCCATTGTGGATACATTACTGGCGAAAGCCGCCAGTGATCGCTATCAGTCCGCTGGAGACTTGATCGACGATCTGCAAAGGATCGACGTTGCTCTCGTGGATCAAAGTGTCGCGTTTGCGCATGCTGACGGGCTCGAAGATGACAACCGTGACTTGCCGACCGTTCAGTCAGCGACTATCGACAGCATCGATGCAATCAGTGTTGTCTATGATGATCGTGATTCTGGAAGCGTATCCTCCGGTGGTGTTCTGCCCTGGTTGATAGGGCTGGTACTGACCGCAAGCCTCGCCGGCTGGCTGTTTTACCAACAGCGGCCAGAAGTTATAGAGCCTTGGCTTGATATTCTAGGTGCTAAATTTGCGGCACTCAGCACGCAATCTGTACGAGAGGCTGGTCCTGCCGTTATCGCTGATCGAAATGCTTCTGGCGTGACCGGCGATCAGGGAGAGATTCCTGCCGTGGTCGAGTCCGAACCCCTGGCGGAAGGGACGATTGAGCGTCAAGAGGTGCGTGCTACCACCGTCGAGACTTCGCGCAATACCATGCCGTCACCTTCTCCCACGCCAACCCCGCTTGAGCTCGCACGGGAAAAAACAGGTACGCTGGAGCGAATGTACCGCGCGGATGCAAGCTATTTCGAAGCCGTGGTGGAAGCAAATCTCGATTTACTTGAGCTCTCCCCGGCGGACGCTTACGCTGAGGCGAACCTCGCTGCTTTGGGCAAGGAGGTACTCGCGGACGTTGAGCGCTTGCTGTTGGCGGGTAAGTATTCTGCTGCAAGAAAAAAACTCGACCAGATCGAGCACGTTTTCGCTGGGTACCCGCTTGCGGGGCTCGACAGTACGCGAAAAACACTTGCGCAGCGGCAGCAGATCAGCACGCGCCTGGCACAGGCGCAAGCGTATCAGGACGCAGGCCAGCTGGTGCGGCCGTCGGGTAAAAACGCTGCGGCGAGCTATAAAGCCGTGTTGCGGCTTGACTCAACCAACCAGGTAGCGAAAAACGGGTTGCAAGCCATTGCTGTAGTGTTGGTGAATGAGGCGGAAGCGCTGTTCAGGCAAGGCCAGCTTCAAAGTGCTCTGGCAAAAACCAAGAATGCCCTCGATGTGATTGAGGGGCATAGTGGCGCTAGAACGTTACAAAGGCGGATAGAACGGCAAGTGGCCTATGTGCGGGAGATAGATGACTATTTCCGTATGGCAGAGTTACGTGTGCGCCAAGGAGAGTTTTTCCAGCCTGAAAACGACAACGCAGACTATTACTACCAACGTATTCTGCGGCGCGAGCCTAAAAATCAACGCGCTAAAGAGGGCCGCGAAGCCATGGTTGATGAATTTGCGCGAGCGGTTTGGCGACAGGTTGGCGATGAGCAGTTTTTTGCGGCGCGGGAGCGCGTGCAAACGGCGCTTGTTGCGATGCCCGAGAATAACCGTTTGCAATCGCTTAAGTTAGCTGTGGAGGAAATTGTTGCGGAAAAATCGCCTTAG
- a CDS encoding PepSY domain-containing protein, with protein MVKTPSRGKLKRFCIQWHKRLGIVCALVVVLLASTGLLLNHSDQLGLPQQEISSPWILGAYHISPPSPVAFDTNAAPVAQLGERLFVDGREIGRCDGPLVGGVHLTDINLIACERSLALFTGDWQLIELMTAAYGVPVPINRLGLLGQQVVFESTGQFYLADSELNGWLPIEPREADLWSKPVELGAAESAVLLDHFESGISWERLVLDLHAGRFFGSAGPFLLDFFAVGFLLLALSGTWLWVRGRPKAR; from the coding sequence ATGGTTAAAACTCCCTCTCGCGGCAAACTCAAACGTTTCTGTATACAGTGGCATAAGCGGTTAGGGATAGTCTGTGCGCTGGTGGTGGTGCTATTGGCCTCCACAGGACTTTTGCTAAACCACAGCGATCAACTTGGCCTGCCTCAGCAGGAAATTTCATCGCCCTGGATTCTTGGCGCTTATCACATCTCCCCGCCGTCCCCGGTTGCCTTCGATACGAACGCTGCGCCCGTCGCTCAGCTTGGCGAACGGTTATTTGTTGATGGTCGGGAGATAGGCCGCTGTGACGGCCCATTGGTCGGGGGCGTGCATCTTACCGACATCAACCTGATCGCTTGCGAGCGTTCATTGGCGCTGTTTACCGGCGACTGGCAGTTGATAGAATTGATGACTGCAGCCTATGGTGTTCCCGTTCCTATCAACCGGCTTGGCTTGTTGGGCCAGCAGGTGGTCTTTGAGTCCACTGGACAATTTTACCTCGCTGACTCCGAGCTGAACGGCTGGTTACCTATCGAGCCGCGCGAGGCGGATTTATGGTCAAAGCCCGTGGAACTGGGCGCTGCGGAATCGGCTGTGCTGCTGGACCACTTTGAAAGCGGCATCTCTTGGGAGCGTCTTGTTCTCGACCTACACGCTGGCCGGTTCTTCGGTTCAGCAGGCCCGTTTCTGCTCGATTTCTTCGCCGTGGGGTTTTTGCTGTTGGCGCTTTCCGGCACCTGGCTCTGGGTACGCGGGCGGCCAAAAGCCCGATAG
- a CDS encoding FMN-binding protein — MFHFNYRMVRKLACRVCLLAWVAGLVLPAAASETSATDFIDQAFNVQPQAKTLWLTADLRAEISRDLNYDFHQMRVRYWQSGGRSAWILEEVGKEQPITLGVIIDGDAIDELRVLAYRESRGGEIQQGYFTRQFHGAVLEGEGRKTRLSNAIDGITGATLSVRAAQKVAKLALFLHAHAQQHG, encoded by the coding sequence TTGTTTCATTTTAATTATCGGATGGTTCGGAAGCTGGCCTGCAGGGTGTGTTTGCTCGCCTGGGTGGCCGGCTTGGTGTTGCCAGCAGCGGCTTCGGAAACCAGCGCGACTGACTTTATTGACCAGGCGTTCAATGTGCAGCCACAAGCCAAAACCCTCTGGCTGACCGCCGATTTGCGCGCTGAGATATCGCGTGATCTGAACTACGATTTCCACCAGATGCGGGTACGTTATTGGCAATCCGGTGGGCGCTCCGCCTGGATTCTGGAAGAAGTGGGTAAAGAGCAACCGATTACACTGGGTGTGATTATTGACGGCGATGCCATTGATGAACTGCGTGTTCTCGCCTATCGGGAAAGTCGGGGTGGGGAAATCCAGCAAGGATATTTTACGCGTCAATTTCATGGTGCGGTGCTCGAGGGCGAGGGCCGTAAAACCCGTTTGAGTAACGCGATAGACGGGATTACCGGAGCGACCCTATCGGTGCGTGCAGCGCAAAAAGTCGCTAAACTCGCGCTTTTTCTTCATGCGCATGCCCAGCAACATGGTTAA
- a CDS encoding Crp/Fnr family transcriptional regulator — MLKNVSLFANVPEQYLEQLEKLSVTRSYPKNTILVTEGDESNHLYIIKKGKVSVFLTGDDGRQVILNFMTEGEYFGELSLLDGEPRSASVMTVSPCEFIAISRASFQDLLKNNQEFSQFMICELTKRIRALTESVRDLALLDVYGRVIHTLEKLADENNRIDNPKVTHQDIANMVGSSREMVSRIMKQLIIGEYIEQHTSFILLKKKMPKYW; from the coding sequence ATGCTTAAAAACGTTAGCCTGTTTGCGAATGTTCCAGAACAGTACCTGGAACAACTGGAAAAACTGAGCGTCACTCGCAGTTACCCCAAAAATACAATTCTGGTTACCGAAGGTGATGAATCGAATCACCTTTACATTATCAAAAAGGGCAAGGTGAGCGTTTTCCTGACTGGCGACGACGGTCGACAGGTGATTCTGAATTTCATGACCGAAGGCGAGTACTTTGGCGAGCTTTCGCTTTTAGATGGTGAGCCGAGATCAGCCTCTGTTATGACGGTATCCCCCTGCGAATTCATTGCCATTTCTCGAGCCAGTTTCCAAGACCTGCTAAAGAATAATCAGGAGTTTTCTCAGTTCATGATTTGTGAACTGACCAAGCGTATTCGCGCGCTGACCGAAAGCGTGCGCGACCTGGCCCTGCTGGACGTTTATGGCCGCGTGATCCACACCCTGGAAAAACTGGCTGATGAAAACAACCGGATCGACAACCCCAAGGTCACCCACCAGGATATCGCCAACATGGTCGGGAGTTCACGGGAGATGGTGAGCCGCATCATGAAACAGCTGATTATCGGCGAATATATCGAGCAACATACCAGCTTTATTCTGCTCAAGAAGAAAATGCCAAAGTATTGGTAG
- a CDS encoding response regulator transcription factor: MAENILVIEDQEEINELIALNLETLNYTVTRALDGDTGLTLSLNTRFDLIILDVMLPGIDGLQICQRLRSAGVLSPILMLTAKKSEADRVVGLEVGADDYLTKPFSVRELQARVRALLRRVAFNTQDTAPAAGPDQLVFGDLSINKNKHVVSVADEEIKLTAKEFDLLLYLASSPGQVFSRDQLLSAVWGYHHSGYEHTVNSHINRLRAKLEPNASEPRYVLTVWGVGYKFYE; the protein is encoded by the coding sequence ATGGCAGAGAACATTCTTGTAATAGAAGATCAAGAAGAAATTAACGAACTGATCGCACTGAATCTGGAAACGCTGAACTACACGGTTACCCGTGCGTTAGATGGCGATACCGGACTGACTCTCAGCCTCAACACCCGTTTTGATCTTATTATTCTCGACGTTATGCTGCCGGGTATTGATGGCCTGCAAATTTGTCAAAGGTTGCGCAGTGCGGGCGTGCTATCGCCAATTCTGATGCTCACCGCAAAAAAATCCGAGGCAGACCGGGTTGTTGGCCTGGAGGTGGGCGCCGATGACTACCTGACCAAACCCTTCAGTGTGAGGGAACTCCAGGCCCGTGTTCGCGCGCTTTTACGACGCGTGGCTTTCAATACACAGGATACCGCGCCAGCGGCCGGCCCCGACCAATTGGTGTTTGGCGACCTGAGTATCAACAAAAACAAACACGTGGTGAGTGTCGCGGATGAGGAGATTAAACTCACCGCAAAAGAATTCGACCTACTTCTCTACCTGGCCAGCTCCCCGGGTCAGGTTTTTAGCCGCGACCAGCTGCTGAGTGCCGTTTGGGGCTATCATCACAGCGGTTATGAACACACCGTTAATTCACATATTAATCGACTGCGCGCAAAACTGGAGCCCAATGCCAGCGAACCTCGCTATGTGCTGACGGTCTGGGGGGTGGGGTACAAATTTTATGAATAG
- a CDS encoding sensor histidine kinase, translating into MNSATLYRRMATWLLVTFVLITVLLIVIFTRASRGYQQEITQRMHRDLADFVADHYLLFDGEQPNLAAIEHTFHDLMILGPNFEFYLLDPAGQILAYSADPQKIKRHTIAIAPLRAFSSGPKDKLIYGDDPRSLHRHKIFSAAPIYNENQQLAGYLYVILGSEIYEDIASMVTQSKIMHWALWLIGASLGLALLTMLWLTRVFTRPLARLTQQVTTIQATGFGRFDQAEDALGAQLQEWNGDSQNEIDKLGSAFAQLLNTLNQQYTNVLTVDQLRKELLSHVSHDLRTPLASLMGYLETWEIQRGDLSEKQSTEYIAIARKSAERISHLVEQLFELAHLDSGTVQVNREPFSLPELVQDVLQKFQISANDKQVTLGVTPNDSHIRVVGDIEKLERVFTNLVENALRHTNAGGSITVRLKQDTRFVAVEVVDTGVGIPEADVPFVFDPHFKAGNSVRGNTAHGGLGLAITKKLLDLHHAHIEVRSQLDLGTTFQFELEAA; encoded by the coding sequence ATGAATAGTGCAACTCTCTATCGGCGTATGGCCACTTGGCTGCTGGTAACCTTTGTTCTCATTACTGTGCTGCTGATTGTCATATTCACACGCGCTTCTCGTGGGTATCAGCAGGAAATTACCCAACGAATGCACCGTGATCTGGCTGATTTTGTTGCCGATCACTACTTGTTATTTGATGGCGAACAGCCGAATCTGGCGGCGATCGAGCACACGTTTCACGACTTGATGATTCTCGGCCCCAATTTCGAGTTTTATCTGTTAGATCCTGCGGGCCAGATTCTCGCGTACTCCGCCGACCCGCAAAAAATAAAGCGCCACACCATCGCCATCGCGCCGCTGCGGGCATTCAGCTCAGGCCCAAAAGATAAGTTGATATACGGCGACGACCCTCGCTCCTTACACCGACATAAAATATTTTCTGCCGCGCCCATCTACAACGAAAACCAGCAACTCGCCGGCTACTTGTACGTTATTCTGGGCAGCGAGATTTACGAAGATATTGCCAGCATGGTGACTCAAAGCAAAATTATGCATTGGGCACTGTGGCTGATTGGCGCCAGTCTCGGGCTCGCGTTGCTTACCATGCTCTGGCTCACCCGGGTTTTTACTCGCCCACTGGCACGATTGACCCAGCAGGTGACGACGATTCAAGCCACCGGGTTCGGCCGCTTTGATCAAGCTGAGGACGCACTCGGCGCGCAACTACAGGAGTGGAATGGCGACAGTCAAAATGAAATAGACAAGCTGGGCAGTGCATTCGCTCAGCTGTTAAACACCTTGAACCAGCAATACACCAACGTGCTCACTGTCGATCAACTCCGTAAAGAGCTGCTGTCACATGTCTCACACGATCTGCGCACACCGCTCGCGTCACTGATGGGCTACCTCGAAACCTGGGAAATACAACGCGGCGACCTCAGTGAAAAGCAGAGCACGGAATACATCGCGATAGCGCGCAAAAGTGCCGAGCGAATATCGCACCTGGTCGAACAACTCTTCGAACTGGCGCACCTGGATAGCGGTACGGTGCAAGTCAACCGCGAGCCCTTTTCACTGCCCGAGCTAGTACAGGATGTATTGCAGAAATTCCAGATCAGCGCCAATGACAAGCAGGTCACGCTCGGGGTCACGCCGAACGACAGTCATATTCGGGTGGTGGGAGATATTGAGAAACTCGAGCGTGTATTTACTAATCTGGTTGAGAACGCATTGCGCCACACCAATGCTGGCGGCAGCATCACCGTAAGGCTCAAACAAGACACCCGCTTTGTTGCAGTCGAGGTTGTCGATACCGGTGTTGGCATTCCTGAAGCAGACGTGCCCTTTGTTTTCGACCCTCACTTTAAGGCGGGAAACAGCGTGCGAGGCAATACCGCGCACGGCGGCCTGGGCCTGGCAATTACCAAAAAACTGTTGGACTTGCACCACGCCCATATTGAAGTGCGCAGCCAATTGGATCTTGGCACGACTTTCCAGTTTGAACTCGAGGCAGCCTGA
- a CDS encoding HD domain-containing protein, giving the protein MSEAFEQMNRFFNELDGLKLVERKSYIGGGVRRENSAEHSWQLAMAAWQLARRFDLALDEEKLLKMALVHDLGEIDAGDTFLYATERADAHIAERNGVLRLAEHPGNTVPELTEVWDEQESGVSPEARLLKVVDRILPLLLNIESEGRAWRDMGVKAGQVREKHAFIADEFPDLHGWLMQKIERAIALGWLPE; this is encoded by the coding sequence TTGAGCGAAGCATTCGAACAAATGAACCGGTTTTTTAACGAGTTGGATGGCCTAAAACTGGTAGAGCGAAAAAGCTATATTGGTGGCGGTGTCAGGCGTGAAAACTCAGCAGAACATTCCTGGCAACTCGCCATGGCGGCCTGGCAGCTCGCGCGTCGATTCGACCTGGCGCTCGACGAAGAAAAATTGTTGAAAATGGCGTTGGTCCACGACTTAGGGGAAATTGATGCTGGCGATACGTTCCTCTATGCAACTGAGCGAGCTGATGCCCATATTGCCGAACGCAACGGGGTGCTGCGGCTGGCGGAACACCCCGGTAATACTGTGCCGGAACTCACCGAAGTGTGGGACGAGCAGGAAAGCGGGGTAAGCCCGGAAGCGCGTCTGCTGAAAGTTGTCGACCGCATACTCCCGCTGCTACTGAATATTGAAAGTGAGGGGCGCGCCTGGCGGGACATGGGTGTCAAAGCTGGTCAGGTTAGAGAAAAACACGCCTTCATTGCTGATGAGTTTCCCGACCTTCACGGCTGGCTAATGCAAAAGATAGAGCGTGCGATTGCACTGGGTTGGCTGCCAGAATAA